CCCTTTAAAGGCATGAGGGCTAGAATAGATAGGCTTGAGATGGCTAGAGGAGAAGCTACGATAGTCCTATTAGATACACCCTATCAGCTCCCAGTAACAGTCGACGCTAACTATTTGAAGCTAGTTAAGAAGACGGAAGGCGGTGGGTAGAAGATGGGTGAAACGAAGACGGTTGTGGCGCTGATAGTTGGTGGAGAAGCCAACGCAGGCCCTCCGCTAGGTCCAGCACTAGGCCCACTCGGCGTTAACGTGATGGCTGTAGTTAAGAAGATTAACGAAGCAACAGCCATGTACAAGGGTATGAGGGTTCCGGTTAAGATAACGGTTGATACAGAAACTAAAAGTTTTGAGGTAGAGGTTGGTACACCAACTACATCGGCGCTGCTGGTTAAGGAGGCTGGGATAGAGAAAGGCTCGGGGAACCCCAAGACTAACTTTGTAGGCAATTTGACTAGGGAGCAGATTGTTTCGATAGCGAAGGTGAAGATGGGAAGCTCCTATGCTTCTACACTTAAGTCGGCGGTAAAGGAGGTTCTAGGTTCTTGTGTCAGCATGGGTATAAAGGTTGAGGATAAGGATCCGAGGGTTGTGCTTAAGGAAGTGGATAGCGGCGGATGGGATGATATACTTTCTAAAGTATAACAAGCTTTTATAACCCCTCTTTGGGCAGAGTGCTTAACTAAGGTGTCTAGGTTGGTAAGCGCCGAAAGCCTAAAGCAGCTCGTTCAAGAGGCAAGGCAGAAGGCTGTTAGGAGAAACTTTAGCCAATCTTTTGAGCTGATCTTAACATTTAGGGATTTGGATGTGAAGCAGCCGCTAAACCTTAACGAGATCGTCTTCTTACCCCACCCTTTCGAGAAGAAACCAAAGGTCTGTGTCATCGCTTCAGGAGACCTTGCTCTAAGAGCGCGTAACGCTGGTGCTGACTTGGTTATAGATGGTGACGAGCTCGATAGGCTTGCTAACCAGAAGAGGATGATCAGAAAGATAGCATCGAGCTACGACTTCTTCTTGGCTGAGGCGTCGCTTATGCCTAAGGTAGGTAAGATACTTGGTCAATTCTTTGGCCCAAGGGGGAAGATGCCTACACCCATACCACCTAACGCGCCGATTGAGCAGATGTTAGCAAGATACCGCAGCGCTGTAAGGGTCAGGAGCCGAAATCAGCTGGCTGCGGCCTGCAAAGTGGGTGATGAGAAGATGGCTGATGAGAGGATCATAGATAACGCGCTAGCGGTGATAGATGCTGTCGCTAAGAAGCTGCCGATGGGCTTAAAGAACATAGGGAAGGTAGTTATGAAGCTCACCATGAGCCCACCTAGCATTCTTCAGGTAAGGTGATATTGTGTTGTCTAAAGTTAGGCTTGAATACCCAGAGAAGAAGGTGAAGATGCTCACACAGCTGGAGGAGCTGGTTTCACGCTACAATGTGATAGCTTTAGCTAAGTTGAGTAAGGTCAGGGCTTCTCAGCTGATGAGCCTTAGAAGAAAACTCGCTGGT
This genomic window from Nitrososphaerota archaeon contains:
- a CDS encoding 50S ribosomal protein L11 produces the protein MGETKTVVALIVGGEANAGPPLGPALGPLGVNVMAVVKKINEATAMYKGMRVPVKITVDTETKSFEVEVGTPTTSALLVKEAGIEKGSGNPKTNFVGNLTREQIVSIAKVKMGSSYASTLKSAVKEVLGSCVSMGIKVEDKDPRVVLKEVDSGGWDDILSKV
- a CDS encoding 50S ribosomal protein L1, which codes for MVSAESLKQLVQEARQKAVRRNFSQSFELILTFRDLDVKQPLNLNEIVFLPHPFEKKPKVCVIASGDLALRARNAGADLVIDGDELDRLANQKRMIRKIASSYDFFLAEASLMPKVGKILGQFFGPRGKMPTPIPPNAPIEQMLARYRSAVRVRSRNQLAAACKVGDEKMADERIIDNALAVIDAVAKKLPMGLKNIGKVVMKLTMSPPSILQVR